GAGTATTCTTTAAATAACTGTGTGCGATCAGTGCTGTGCTAATCCAGAGTGGCAAGATGTAGACTGTATTTATAAACCCTGTCAAACTAAATTTAACACAGTTTGGAAGAAACTTAAATTTTCAGCAGGTAGGCAGAAAAGGGGatgctaatgaaaaaaaatgaataatatagctaaataaagaaaagaaaatgacgtGATGAAAAATTATGGATTTGTATGGAATTGTATTTTGCTGACCTCCTTTCGATCTTGTTCTGCCTTGATACCAGCTTCCATGGCCAAGTGAAATGCAGCCAGAGCTTGGGCTTCCTCTCTCTTGCTGGTCAGCACTGGCACCAAGCGCCGAAGCCACCCAGAGGACCGTCCGTGCTGGTGCGAGGTGTCCATTTGTGCAAACTCCTGGGGGTCATGCAGCTCAACAAAGGGTCGTACGAGGCTCAGGGTTCCTGACTTCAGCACTGCCGCCTCAATCTCTTTGTTGGAAACAAGCACAGCAATGGCCAGGCAAGCATAATAGCGGGTACTGTCGTCGTCGATGAATGCCAAGGGGAACAACCACTCTGGCACCTGTTGGAGATTGTGTGTACAGGCTGATTCCTAGGAGCTTGCATCGCATATGTTCTCGTTTCAGGAAGTCAAGCATTTAGAAAACTCTCTAAAACTTTTACACAGCagttttatcaaatgtcttttCTGTTCTGCAGACAAGTGTATGAAAAATACAGTTAAATTACACAATTCAGggttcagaaaaatgttttggcaCATTCTGTAACATGCTTGCAAAGAATGtacctgtttttatttctgaaaaatgaccagccttatttttttatcaagaagaataataataatgtgtaggTTAATAATTTTTTGGGGGAAACATCTTCAACAGAAGccacataaaagtaaaaatggcACGAAATAGAAGCCATCACAATTAAGTTTTGCTCTATTTCTGTGCTGTTTACCCTGTGCTTTGCCATCTCCTCTTGGTTGTCTGGTCCACCATAAAGGGCTAGGTTAGACAGGGCAATGGCGCAATGCTTCAGCGTGATGCGGTCATTGCAGCGACACCAGTAAATCAGGACATCTAGACCTCCCAGTTTGATGACACGTGAACAAGTCTCCTCCGACGTCTTGAACAGCGACTCCAAGATGCCCGTCATGCAGCTGGCCATCTCAACATCTCCCTGCCGGTCCCTGGTCATTTTCACCACTGCTTCCAAACCACACTCTGCAATCTGCTTCCTGTTGTGGGTAGTCAAGGATTGCTCCAAAAGGCGGGCTGATGCTTTGAGGAGATCGCGGTTGGTGGTTGACAaattgctgatgatgatgtccaAGGCCTTCTCAGTGCGAAGGATGTCACATAAGCTGTAGGCAAGGTCCTTGCCATAGACCGGCATAGACCAGGCTTGTTCCATGAGCACATTCAGCTCTTCCAGGGCATTAATCTGTTCAGGAACAGAACCCATCTGCAGGGTACGTACTTTCTGCTTTAGTGTGTGCGAGTAGATCTGGATGCTGGACTTaaggtttgttttggttgtctTCATCATATCCTGCATCTTGGATGATTTGACGAACTTCACGCCTGAAGAGACTTCTTTGGTCCTCACCTTGGAATAGCCAGTCACATCCTCCAAGCTGGATGAACTATCATTTGAGAAAGAGCGCCGGGTGGCATACAGATAGCTAAGATCTCCCGTCTTGAGCTCCTCATCCTGAGGAATGGTCTCCAGTTGTCTCCCTGAAGATGACCGGAACATGCCCATGCTGCTCTCGGTGAACTCCACGCGCTCAAATGGCTCCGCACGCGACAGATCAAGATACACCCGACTGCACTCAGACACGTTCCGCATGGTGCTCAGATCTTGTGAACAGGCCTGCACGAGTtcctcttcttcagtctctagGGAGTTCCGCAGCAAGTATGCATCTGACTGGGAACGTTCCAGGACTTTGTAAGGGTCATTTTTACGATCATCTGTCTCTTCCACTTCACGTTTGATAGTTGATTCTGAAGATATACGGTGTATCCCAGATGTTGGACTCTCTAGATTCTCATTTACATTCTGATCATGGTTCGGAATCTCATCCAGCACTGCCTCTGCCATGTTGTTTAAGTCAATGTAGAAACCAGGTGGAGAGTTGCCGGTGCTGCGGCTGTCGGTACCTTGCTTTTCCTGACTGAGATTCTGGCAATGCGAGGATTGCACCTCTGTGATGTCTGCCTCCGAGCTCACGGTCTCTTGACTGATCTCCTGATCCTCCGGTGGGAAGCTGATGATGGTTGCTGGCGAGACACGATTTCTGCTAAATTTTGTCAGGTGTTGCGTGCCTTTGCTATCGTTACCGTTGATCGTGAAGTTGCGACTGCTGCTAATGCTGGGACTGGCACTGATGGTGATGTGGCCTGCATCCGTTTCATCATGATGGGGAGCAACAGTGCCAGATTTccctaaaaacaaaatgaaaatgaaattccATCATTTGATTTATATTATAACggtttgttagtgttttatgccatgtcAGCAACAATCTTAATGCCAGAATAATGGCCAGTTCCTTTGTTTCATGGCAAGACTTAGACATTTATTCGCAGTTTTCTATGTTTGATTTTATAgttgtatattttatgttcatatattttgtttgtacattttatatCTGTATGTTTTATGCTTGTATGTTtagtttgtatattttattatatatttgtatgctttatgtttatatattggTAGATTTTATGTGTGGCTCCTCTATCTCTATTGCCCTCACCTTACATTTTCTCATTCTCTAACACCCCCCACCTAACCTCACCAGCATCCATTCAAGCCCAGTTTATATGTACAAGGAAAAATGACAAATCTGACTCACATTACAATAATTGCTAtttatgatgaaaatattttatcaatttttgCAGAAATTGTATAATTTATCCACAGAAGTACCaaatcaataaaaacagaaagtatATTTAGTAccaaaatgtatatatatttatttataaactgtgCTACCATGTACAGAAGGACAAAAATATTACATCACATGCTCTAGCCCTGGATGCTTAACCATCAGACCTCTGAATGTAATTATTctataaaacacaacaaagagaAAGTGGCACATAAACAGCCCTGACCACCTTATAAATAAACAGATCTGACCACCCAACATGATACTGAGATGCTGCTGCTCCTACTGCTGAAGTTGGAGATGCCATCAATATTCCTCATTCTAGAAAGTCATCAGACTTTGCATAAAAACACACTGTCTTTTATGTCACccattatgtttttattatcttgGATTATTATGAATTCCAGACTTCTGAAGCAGACTCTACCTCTGCTTGTATGCATCATGATAGAGGGTTTATGCTGATTtattgcaatttatttttctacgTGTGTCTGCTGTATCTTGTGTGTGCCGTATGTGTATTgtacattgtgtatgtgtgtgcacatagtGTATGTTcaggtttattttataaaagatgCATTTCACGCATTCCATAAAAAAGTGTGTGCTCAAATGCCTGTATATAAAGGACTGAGGCTGTCTTCAGGGataaaaaaagtcaaagaaatgTTCACTTTAACTGTAACCGATTCTTTCACTTCACCCAACATCAACTATCATCgttttctttggggtttttttttaaattaaaaataagtaacaGGTTCTTTGTCCCATTCAGTGCAAGAAAGTCATTTTGATACTATTACTATATTTTTAGGACAGATAGAAACTGCTTTCGCACCAGTGAAGCAATGATGCACGAACAGCACAAAAACTCTTGCACAAGCTCACAGAAGAAAGAACTGAGCCTAAAGTAAATATGGCTCTTGCATTCCTGCGTCTGCTCTCCTCCCACCCACTTGTGAAACTTGGCATGAATAATAAATCTCTGTCACTTGCAATAAAATGTTGCAAAGCTTTTCATAGGAATCATTTGTAAATGAATGCCCATTAGAACTGCCCTTCGAAGACAATGTCTGCAATTACAAAATCAGAAATCAACTTACCCTCCAATCACAGTCACGTATGTAGTGACAATAAGTAAAATAACAACAGCCACTGACTCtgttcttgttaaaaaaaaagtttcccgAAGGCAGTGCAGGTTAATGCCAAATTCCTCTGGCACTGCTCTTTCCCAACACAACAAGTAAACCTGTTCCTTTTTTACAGTTCTGTGATCTATCCTTAGtatattttctcattattccacattacaaacaaaaatataagatCATACAACAATCACCCTATGAAGAAAAATTCTGCACTAAATACCAGTTCATGTGAAgctttaaaacaacaatataaTGAGAGCATGTTTGATCATCAAAAATCAGATGCAAGGTCCTTTCATGTTTCAACGAATTATAATGGGACCAGACCACCAAACCAAATAGATAGTGGGGCAACCATCCCAACCCAGCAGGTCGCAGAAGGCAGATAGCTGTGGCCCCCAGATACAGAGGATAACTGTGAAATAAGCTATATATATGGACGAATAAGCAGTCCTGGACCAAACAGCAGTGAAAATCACCTGGATGGGCAAAGCAACTAATGGTGCCGTTGCTTTCCAAACATGCTTTGAAATCCAATATGGGAGGGTCATCATGCCCCCAAAAGCTGCAGTCTAAGCTTTTAAAACTCCTTccaatggaaaacaaataactCCTACCACCACCCAAGGTTCACAGGGCAGGACATAGCTTATGAGCTAAGGATGATGCAACCCTAACAGAAGCCTCTGAGTGCTAAACAAAAGGCAAGGACTGCACAGCATATTCCACAATACCACGCAAACTGTTCTTGATAACATGTATAGGgataagaaaggaaaactaatgGCTAgtaaagagacaaaacaaaaaatacaacaaaatcacTATTAAGCAATGCAAAAGGAACAgccaacaagaaaactgaactAGAACATCATCTGCATcaaaacaacatcaacacctgctgcatacaacaaacacatcaaTTGGAAGGAAAATCCTTCAAGATTAGAGAGTAAATGGCATTTAGAAGTGACCCCAAAAAAGTAATGATATGAGCCATAAATGACTTTAATGCCAGTAAAaccaagaaataaagaagaagctGAATGAATCTAAATTAGGGTAATCACAAGAGACAAGCATAAATGTTGCAAACTACTATTGCCCCTATGATAAGATGATGTACTTGACACAATCCAGGTACTGGAAAGCAGCTTCCTCAATTCTGGGGACTTTAACAGCCAGTCCCCTAGCTATAACACCGTacataaaaaagggaaagagacTGAAGCTTGGTAAGATCAACAACTTATCTTagcagtggtgtaggaagatgctcggttCTGGGGCTGGAGGTAGGCAACTCCATCTtgacagtgaacaacatttGTTCTTGCACattacaaggaaaaaaaaaaagaggagatgTGTGAGTGcaggtgtgcacacacacacacggaaaaacacggtggtagcatcacaagatagtttgttttgaatgttaaacaacaaagcaacacttaacaagaaacaaaactcattgaAAAATGATTCCCCAGTTATTGCgatcacaagaaattatgtaatattcaaAATATGTTGAACTTTAACATTATATTCATCACATTTCAGGTTTGCAGGTTAGCGTGCTCCCCACAAAAAAGGAATCCTGTCTTCTTTTTGTAatagtctttctttttcctttctttatattAAGGgctaaatgtaaaataatataagtATTGTAACCCTCATAAATTAAGGtttatttctatctctctctcttgggtCCTCtacttttttgtactttatgaAGAATCAAATAAAGCACTGGACAGGGGTGATGGGGGGGAAGCAAAATGAAATTCTTGTCCCCTCAGAATCTTTGCTTTCCTGGTTCCTACGCAACTCCTAAGTCAATGATCCCTTGGACTGCCAACTTTCTACTAATGCTACTCAAAGCCAACATAATCAAGGTAGCTCTGGAAGCCATACCATGAGAAGAAGAATTAACTCCCCTGCTTGTCTGAGGAGCTACAAAAAAGGTACATCAGGAGCTGACCACGGCAAAACAGGAGTTAGAAGTCCAAACAGGCCGCAGCCTTGATGACAATGGCAGCAATGGGGAGCAAATCATTTTCTAAGAAAAATCTTTTCCAGGGAAATCAGCTGCAAATGCATCTGGACAAAACTATGTGCATGAAAGCAGTATCTTAATTCAACATAATCTGCTTATGAAAAtcaggaaggaaggaataaagggaaaaaagttacGCCTATGAATGTGTGGTACAAGATATCACAGTAAAAGAGCTTAAGAGAATGTCAAACAACTTACAAAAAGGAATTCCCAAGGGACAGATCACGTCACAAACGAAATGTTACAGCATTTTGATAACACTCTTTGCTAGATTATCTCAATCTGAGGTGCCATAAAGCTGGAAGGAAGCAAGGATGAAAGGCATCTCATGAGCACCAggaagaaacaatattttttacataacACAGAACCTGCACACAGTCCCTGTTTGTGCACATTAATGCTTCCATCCCACCAAATTtcacaaaacttttatttgctgAGAAAAGCACTAAAAATTAGTCACTGGTTCACCCTGATCCAGCATGCAGCACTTTCAAAACTTTAACACACACTAAACCCAACTCTAAACTTTCAAATAACACTCTGACTAAAAGTTAACCTCTCAACCCATCAAGGTCCCCagtaaaatacataaacatacTCAACAAAGTAAACAGTCTAGCAATAGGTTTTAGCACAATCATGGTTCACGTTTCTACCATACATCTTTGATTAAAATATTGCACATAATCACTTGTTTGCTGCTTACTTTTAATGTTCAGCTGTCAGTTATCATGTCCCTACATCTATGCTAAATGCAAGATTTCTGACAAAAACTCTGTCAGAGCTTTtcctatgtaaaaaaaaattaaccaaaaaaacattaaaatattcagtttccACATATACCctcctccctttttttaaagtcattccAGATTTCTAAAACCCATACATACATCTTGTAACACACCACCATCTATCACGCACATAAAAATGGTGCAGGAAGGGAAACGGTTGAACGGTAAGGGGTGTGGGGGTGGCCCTTCAAAGCGAGGTCGGAAGTCCCGCTGTCCCTGTTTGCCTGGTGGGCTTCTTGTCGACTTACCGACACCCTccacaccatcaccatcatcatcaccaccctcCTCAGTCTGTCTACTGGCGGACAACGACACCACGGTTAACAGCAACTCGCAAAATCGCGCGAGGGTTGATGGCCTTTGCAGAACCCCGTGCGCTATATGTTGCtgctaaataaagaaaactacaatAAATAGAAGGGCACGGTGGTGGAAGACATGCACGACGAACATTAACGACACTCACCGGTCAAGACACGGGTCTCAAACCACCGGGCTTTGAAGCGGAAACAATGTAAACAGATCCACCCGACTGCCCATACGTCGGCTCCCGAGCTTGGCGCTCCAGTGAGGAGGGGGCACGCCCCCCACCCGGAGTCTGCAGACGCCGGTAGTCGCCACGTCTGTCACTGCTGGCAGCCCAGCCGCTATATATAGCACGGTGCTTTCTGTCTGAAACCCTTGCGTCGGGGCTGCCGAGGCGGTGACATCTACTTCCCCTCGCGCAACCTGGCGCGTGCATGGACGTCATGGCTGACAAATCACTTCGCTTACAAAAATCTCGCTTTCACAGATGTtgaaactctgtgtgtgtgcgcgcgcgtgcgtatgtgtgtgtgagagtgcgcGCCCATCTACGACACTTGACTAgccttcagtttgtttttttaaagccgGAATTGAGAAATTTCACAGTTGGGAGCACTTGATCGCCGTTTGCACTCGAGGCATTACGACATGGCGCGCGAACATTCGAGAAGCGGCGTCTGCTCTTGTGTGCGCAGGCGCAGCACAGCCGTGGGACTGGTATCCGGTCTTGGACTGTGGTGACGTTCCTCACACAGCAGATGAAAGGGTTTCTGAAGAATGCCGACCAGGACCATCAGTGGCGATGACTACATTCACCTTCAACTTCACCATCACCAACTCCTGACCTCCACCGTCTCGACGACCCTGGGAATGCGGTTGTAAATGACCATGGCAATGACCCTATGGGCGACCTCGGTAAAGTGATAACTACCTCAAAcgagcgcgcgtgcacacatacacacattcaggAATCAGAACCACCATaacagaaccaaaaaaaaaaaaaaaaaaaggatgggtGTGTGAAGTGACTGGGTTTCATCACTCATGTATTGCATTATTCTGCATTCCTGTGTAACGACAGACAGTCTTGACCCCTGTGTCTCGCCAATGTTGCCTGGCTGCAATACCTGCCTGTCTAAAAGGTCTCCCTTGCATCACAGTCTCGATGTACTCCTGTGCTCTCAGGTAGCATCATCTGAGACCTACCTCCCGGGCAGACAGGTGCGGACTGACCTTTCGCGCTTCCTGCCAGGCCAGTTGTTGGTGCCAGGAGAGAAATCCACCC
This window of the Pomacea canaliculata isolate SZHN2017 linkage group LG4, ASM307304v1, whole genome shotgun sequence genome carries:
- the LOC112561728 gene encoding sterile alpha and TIR motif-containing protein 1-like isoform X2, producing the protein MKCFTSSLSLVANVPKCITHVVILLKGKSGTVAPHHDETDAGHITISASPSISSSRNFTINGNDSKGTQHLTKFSRNRVSPATIISFPPEDQEISQETVSSEADITEVQSSHCQNLSQEKQGTDSRSTGNSPPGFYIDLNNMAEAVLDEIPNHDQNVNENLESPTSGIHRISSESTIKREVEETDDRKNDPYKVLERSQSDAYLLRNSLETEEEELVQACSQDLSTMRNVSECSRVYLDLSRAEPFERVEFTESSMGMFRSSSGRQLETIPQDEELKTGDLSYLYATRRSFSNDSSSSLEDVTGYSKVRTKEVSSGVKFVKSSKMQDMMKTTKTNLKSSIQIYSHTLKQKVRTLQMGSVPEQINALEELNVLMEQAWSMPVYGKDLAYSLCDILRTEKALDIIISNLSTTNRDLLKASARLLEQSLTTHNRKQIAECGLEAVVKMTRDRQGDVEMASCMTGILESLFKTSEETCSRVIKLGGLDVLIYWCRCNDRITLKHCAIALSNLALYGGPDNQEEMAKHRVPEWLFPLAFIDDDSTRYYACLAIAVLVSNKEIEAAVLKSGTLSLVRPFVELHDPQEFAQMDTSHQHGRSSGWLRRLVPVLTSKREEAQALAAFHLAMEAGIKAEQDRKEVLYEVGAVEPLKWLASTPNSTASRLAAQALRILGEQVPHKLSQQVPLWTTEDVAHWVSQVGFADFADSFRSCQVDGDLLLRLTEEELMESIEMGCAITRKRFLRELRDLKISADYTSCDPTKLSDWLVEVGPEFSQYTYQMIYSGVDKQTLRSLSHEHLSKDCAITNGIHRMKILSKIEELRSAASSPTAQRSDTTDGDVSSKKKPIDVFISYRRSNGSQLASLLKVHLQLRGFTVFIDIERLRAGKFDESLLESVRHASNFIIVLTPNALDRCVGDDEKKDWVHKEIVAAIEAGVNIIPLFDNFHWPPAEQLPQDMRNLSFFNGVRWIHDYQDACVDKLERFIRGEAAPSGRAATHSTSSLSGLDGLASPSGCSTQNILHTAADKKAFEGPSSCPILNSSES
- the LOC112561728 gene encoding sterile alpha and TIR motif-containing protein 1-like isoform X1, translated to MSVSPADGKDAVSCSMNSRTMVREGHSVPFQSISSGHTILTEPSIKTSLPLEPGGLPLPDHSSVGAFRRRQSCPLPAVTTFSHHPHTVRGRQQLMSSVASSSTCSDGQKESLIVEQMAENTFFYKAGKSGTVAPHHDETDAGHITISASPSISSSRNFTINGNDSKGTQHLTKFSRNRVSPATIISFPPEDQEISQETVSSEADITEVQSSHCQNLSQEKQGTDSRSTGNSPPGFYIDLNNMAEAVLDEIPNHDQNVNENLESPTSGIHRISSESTIKREVEETDDRKNDPYKVLERSQSDAYLLRNSLETEEEELVQACSQDLSTMRNVSECSRVYLDLSRAEPFERVEFTESSMGMFRSSSGRQLETIPQDEELKTGDLSYLYATRRSFSNDSSSSLEDVTGYSKVRTKEVSSGVKFVKSSKMQDMMKTTKTNLKSSIQIYSHTLKQKVRTLQMGSVPEQINALEELNVLMEQAWSMPVYGKDLAYSLCDILRTEKALDIIISNLSTTNRDLLKASARLLEQSLTTHNRKQIAECGLEAVVKMTRDRQGDVEMASCMTGILESLFKTSEETCSRVIKLGGLDVLIYWCRCNDRITLKHCAIALSNLALYGGPDNQEEMAKHRVPEWLFPLAFIDDDSTRYYACLAIAVLVSNKEIEAAVLKSGTLSLVRPFVELHDPQEFAQMDTSHQHGRSSGWLRRLVPVLTSKREEAQALAAFHLAMEAGIKAEQDRKEVLYEVGAVEPLKWLASTPNSTASRLAAQALRILGEQVPHKLSQQVPLWTTEDVAHWVSQVGFADFADSFRSCQVDGDLLLRLTEEELMESIEMGCAITRKRFLRELRDLKISADYTSCDPTKLSDWLVEVGPEFSQYTYQMIYSGVDKQTLRSLSHEHLSKDCAITNGIHRMKILSKIEELRSAASSPTAQRSDTTDGDVSSKKKPIDVFISYRRSNGSQLASLLKVHLQLRGFTVFIDIERLRAGKFDESLLESVRHASNFIIVLTPNALDRCVGDDEKKDWVHKEIVAAIEAGVNIIPLFDNFHWPPAEQLPQDMRNLSFFNGVRWIHDYQDACVDKLERFIRGEAAPSGRAATHSTSSLSGLDGLASPSGCSTQNILHTAADKKAFEGPSSCPILNSSES
- the LOC112561728 gene encoding sterile alpha and TIR motif-containing protein 1-like isoform X3, which codes for MLRGKSLERNGKSGTVAPHHDETDAGHITISASPSISSSRNFTINGNDSKGTQHLTKFSRNRVSPATIISFPPEDQEISQETVSSEADITEVQSSHCQNLSQEKQGTDSRSTGNSPPGFYIDLNNMAEAVLDEIPNHDQNVNENLESPTSGIHRISSESTIKREVEETDDRKNDPYKVLERSQSDAYLLRNSLETEEEELVQACSQDLSTMRNVSECSRVYLDLSRAEPFERVEFTESSMGMFRSSSGRQLETIPQDEELKTGDLSYLYATRRSFSNDSSSSLEDVTGYSKVRTKEVSSGVKFVKSSKMQDMMKTTKTNLKSSIQIYSHTLKQKVRTLQMGSVPEQINALEELNVLMEQAWSMPVYGKDLAYSLCDILRTEKALDIIISNLSTTNRDLLKASARLLEQSLTTHNRKQIAECGLEAVVKMTRDRQGDVEMASCMTGILESLFKTSEETCSRVIKLGGLDVLIYWCRCNDRITLKHCAIALSNLALYGGPDNQEEMAKHRVPEWLFPLAFIDDDSTRYYACLAIAVLVSNKEIEAAVLKSGTLSLVRPFVELHDPQEFAQMDTSHQHGRSSGWLRRLVPVLTSKREEAQALAAFHLAMEAGIKAEQDRKEVLYEVGAVEPLKWLASTPNSTASRLAAQALRILGEQVPHKLSQQVPLWTTEDVAHWVSQVGFADFADSFRSCQVDGDLLLRLTEEELMESIEMGCAITRKRFLRELRDLKISADYTSCDPTKLSDWLVEVGPEFSQYTYQMIYSGVDKQTLRSLSHEHLSKDCAITNGIHRMKILSKIEELRSAASSPTAQRSDTTDGDVSSKKKPIDVFISYRRSNGSQLASLLKVHLQLRGFTVFIDIERLRAGKFDESLLESVRHASNFIIVLTPNALDRCVGDDEKKDWVHKEIVAAIEAGVNIIPLFDNFHWPPAEQLPQDMRNLSFFNGVRWIHDYQDACVDKLERFIRGEAAPSGRAATHSTSSLSGLDGLASPSGCSTQNILHTAADKKAFEGPSSCPILNSSES
- the LOC112561728 gene encoding sterile alpha and TIR motif-containing protein 1-like isoform X4: MAEAVLDEIPNHDQNVNENLESPTSGIHRISSESTIKREVEETDDRKNDPYKVLERSQSDAYLLRNSLETEEEELVQACSQDLSTMRNVSECSRVYLDLSRAEPFERVEFTESSMGMFRSSSGRQLETIPQDEELKTGDLSYLYATRRSFSNDSSSSLEDVTGYSKVRTKEVSSGVKFVKSSKMQDMMKTTKTNLKSSIQIYSHTLKQKVRTLQMGSVPEQINALEELNVLMEQAWSMPVYGKDLAYSLCDILRTEKALDIIISNLSTTNRDLLKASARLLEQSLTTHNRKQIAECGLEAVVKMTRDRQGDVEMASCMTGILESLFKTSEETCSRVIKLGGLDVLIYWCRCNDRITLKHCAIALSNLALYGGPDNQEEMAKHRVPEWLFPLAFIDDDSTRYYACLAIAVLVSNKEIEAAVLKSGTLSLVRPFVELHDPQEFAQMDTSHQHGRSSGWLRRLVPVLTSKREEAQALAAFHLAMEAGIKAEQDRKEVLYEVGAVEPLKWLASTPNSTASRLAAQALRILGEQVPHKLSQQVPLWTTEDVAHWVSQVGFADFADSFRSCQVDGDLLLRLTEEELMESIEMGCAITRKRFLRELRDLKISADYTSCDPTKLSDWLVEVGPEFSQYTYQMIYSGVDKQTLRSLSHEHLSKDCAITNGIHRMKILSKIEELRSAASSPTAQRSDTTDGDVSSKKKPIDVFISYRRSNGSQLASLLKVHLQLRGFTVFIDIERLRAGKFDESLLESVRHASNFIIVLTPNALDRCVGDDEKKDWVHKEIVAAIEAGVNIIPLFDNFHWPPAEQLPQDMRNLSFFNGVRWIHDYQDACVDKLERFIRGEAAPSGRAATHSTSSLSGLDGLASPSGCSTQNILHTAADKKAFEGPSSCPILNSSES